A single Caretta caretta isolate rCarCar2 chromosome 2, rCarCar1.hap1, whole genome shotgun sequence DNA region contains:
- the TRHR gene encoding thyrotropin-releasing hormone receptor isoform X2 — MENSTGDEQNQTGLLPSQEVISIDYQVVTILLVLLICGLGIVGNIMVVLVVLRTKHMRTPTNCYLVSLAVADLTVLVAAGLPNITESLYGSWVYGYVGCLCITYLQYLGINASSCSITAFTVERYIAICHPIKAQFLCTFSRAKKIIIFVWAFTSIYCTLWFFLLDLNTVVYKDTIIVSCGYKVSRSYYSPIYMMDFGIFYVVPMILATVLYGLIARILFLNPILSDPKENPKTQRNNSTHQNKTMNSKMTNRGFNSTIASRRQVTKMLAVVVILFAFLWMPYRTLVVVNSFLSNPFQENWFLLFCRICIYLNSAINPVIYNLMSQKFRASFKKLCNCQQKQSEKPASYSVALNYSAIKESDHFSTELEDITVTNTYLSPTKVSFDDTCLSSEVM; from the exons ATGGAGAACAGCACAGGGGATGAACAGAACCAAACAGGGCTGCTACCAAGCCAAGAGGTGATCAGTATTGACTACCAAGTAGTTACCATTCTCTTGGTTCTCCTCATCTGTGGACTGGGCATAGTGGGCAATATCATGGTGGTGCTGGTGGTCCTCAGGACCAAACACATGAGGACGCCCACTAACTGCTACCTGGTGAGTCTGGCTGTGGCTGATCTCACGGTGCTGGTGGCTGCAGGACTTCCCAACATCACCGAGAGCCTGTATGGATCCTGGGTCTATGGCTACGTGGGATGTCTCTGCATTACGTATCTCCAATACCTAGGCATCAATGCTTCTTCTTGTTCCATCACCGCCTTCACTGTTGAGAGATATATTGCCATCTGCCACCCAATCAAAGCCCAATTCCTATGTACTTTCTCAAGAGCCAAAAAGATCATTATTTTTGTCTGGGCTTTCACCTCCATATATTGTACCCTCTGGTTTTTCCTGCTAGATCTCAACACAGTAGTCTACAAAGATACCATCATTGTTTCTTGCGGCTACAAGGTGTCCAGGAGCTACTACTCCCCTATATATATGATGGACTTTGGTATATTTTATGTTGTGCCAATGATATTGGCCACTGTCCTCTATGGACTGATTGCCAGAATATTGTTCCTGAATCCCATCCTTTCAGATCCAAAAGAAAACCCTAAGACACAGAGAAACAACTCAACTCACCAAAACAAGACTATGAATTCCAAGATGACTAACAGGGGTTTCAATAGCACTATTGCTTCTAGAAGGCAG GTTACCAAGATGCTGGCTGTGGTTGTGATCCTGTTTGCATTTTTATGGATGCCCTATAGGACACTGGTTGTTGTAAACTCCTTTCTCTCCAACCCTTTCCAAGAAAATTGGTTCCTATTATTTTGTAGAATCTGCATTTATCTAAACAGTGCCATCAACCCCGTGATTTACAATCTCATGTCCCAGAAATTCAGAGCgtccttcaagaaactctgcaattGCCAGCAGAAGCAGTCAGAGAAACCTGCCAGTTACAGTGTGGCCCTAAACTACAGTGCCATCAAGGAGTCTGATCACTTCAGCACTGAACTAGAAGACATTACTGTCACCAACACCTATCTGTCCCCAACAAAAGTGTCCTTTGATGATACGTGTTTATCCTCTGAG GTGATGTGA
- the TRHR gene encoding thyrotropin-releasing hormone receptor isoform X1 yields MENSTGDEQNQTGLLPSQEVISIDYQVVTILLVLLICGLGIVGNIMVVLVVLRTKHMRTPTNCYLVSLAVADLTVLVAAGLPNITESLYGSWVYGYVGCLCITYLQYLGINASSCSITAFTVERYIAICHPIKAQFLCTFSRAKKIIIFVWAFTSIYCTLWFFLLDLNTVVYKDTIIVSCGYKVSRSYYSPIYMMDFGIFYVVPMILATVLYGLIARILFLNPILSDPKENPKTQRNNSTHQNKTMNSKMTNRGFNSTIASRRQVTKMLAVVVILFAFLWMPYRTLVVVNSFLSNPFQENWFLLFCRICIYLNSAINPVIYNLMSQKFRASFKKLCNCQQKQSEKPASYSVALNYSAIKESDHFSTELEDITVTNTYLSPTKVSFDDTCLSSEVTFSRN; encoded by the exons ATGGAGAACAGCACAGGGGATGAACAGAACCAAACAGGGCTGCTACCAAGCCAAGAGGTGATCAGTATTGACTACCAAGTAGTTACCATTCTCTTGGTTCTCCTCATCTGTGGACTGGGCATAGTGGGCAATATCATGGTGGTGCTGGTGGTCCTCAGGACCAAACACATGAGGACGCCCACTAACTGCTACCTGGTGAGTCTGGCTGTGGCTGATCTCACGGTGCTGGTGGCTGCAGGACTTCCCAACATCACCGAGAGCCTGTATGGATCCTGGGTCTATGGCTACGTGGGATGTCTCTGCATTACGTATCTCCAATACCTAGGCATCAATGCTTCTTCTTGTTCCATCACCGCCTTCACTGTTGAGAGATATATTGCCATCTGCCACCCAATCAAAGCCCAATTCCTATGTACTTTCTCAAGAGCCAAAAAGATCATTATTTTTGTCTGGGCTTTCACCTCCATATATTGTACCCTCTGGTTTTTCCTGCTAGATCTCAACACAGTAGTCTACAAAGATACCATCATTGTTTCTTGCGGCTACAAGGTGTCCAGGAGCTACTACTCCCCTATATATATGATGGACTTTGGTATATTTTATGTTGTGCCAATGATATTGGCCACTGTCCTCTATGGACTGATTGCCAGAATATTGTTCCTGAATCCCATCCTTTCAGATCCAAAAGAAAACCCTAAGACACAGAGAAACAACTCAACTCACCAAAACAAGACTATGAATTCCAAGATGACTAACAGGGGTTTCAATAGCACTATTGCTTCTAGAAGGCAG GTTACCAAGATGCTGGCTGTGGTTGTGATCCTGTTTGCATTTTTATGGATGCCCTATAGGACACTGGTTGTTGTAAACTCCTTTCTCTCCAACCCTTTCCAAGAAAATTGGTTCCTATTATTTTGTAGAATCTGCATTTATCTAAACAGTGCCATCAACCCCGTGATTTACAATCTCATGTCCCAGAAATTCAGAGCgtccttcaagaaactctgcaattGCCAGCAGAAGCAGTCAGAGAAACCTGCCAGTTACAGTGTGGCCCTAAACTACAGTGCCATCAAGGAGTCTGATCACTTCAGCACTGAACTAGAAGACATTACTGTCACCAACACCTATCTGTCCCCAACAAAAGTGTCCTTTGATGATACGTGTTTATCCTCTGAGGTAACATTTAGCAGAAATTAA